A region from the Borreliella burgdorferi B31 genome encodes:
- a CDS encoding DUF5425 domain-containing protein, which yields MNKKFSISLLSTILAFLLVLGCDLSSNNAENKMDDIFNLEKKYMDNSNYKCLSKNEAIVKNSKIKLGVNNTRSRSYSSRETNVSDSYNKTYSYCKSN from the coding sequence ATGAACAAAAAATTTTCTATTTCATTATTATCTACAATATTAGCCTTCTTGTTAGTATTAGGTTGTGATTTGTCAAGCAATAATGCTGAAAACAAAATGGATGATATTTTTAATTTAGAAAAGAAATACATGGATAATTCAAATTATAAATGTTTAAGTAAAAATGAGGCTATAGTTAAAAATTCTAAAATTAAATTAGGTGTAAATAATACTAGAAGTCGTTCTTATTCTTCTAGAGAGACTAATGTTTCGGATTCCTATAATAAAACCTATTCATATTGCAAAAGCAACTGA
- a CDS encoding chromosome replication/partitioning protein yields the protein MSKKERKEIILNDRKTSINQLKNNCDKDDEIEYESYKNQIRRIATSEIDNRIELMKILYKIRTKKLYKFDGYKKFDDFLKKFVIARSQAFLYLRLYKHVLSGDLKIDEIKQLGFAETYSRIKRFNIDKGIAKEKSIRILRLQLENQESYDFYGKNAKFTGYFLDRVFIEKKDLLEKFMEEFKS from the coding sequence ATGTCTAAAAAGGAGCGAAAGGAAATCATTTTAAATGATAGAAAAACCAGTATTAATCAATTAAAAAATAATTGTGATAAAGATGATGAAATAGAATACGAAAGCTATAAAAATCAAATAAGAAGAATTGCCACAAGCGAAATAGACAATAGAATTGAATTAATGAAAATTTTATATAAAATAAGGACTAAAAAACTTTATAAATTTGATGGATACAAAAAATTTGATGATTTTCTTAAAAAATTTGTCATAGCAAGGAGTCAAGCATTCTTATATTTAAGGCTTTACAAGCATGTACTATCGGGCGATTTAAAAATAGATGAAATTAAGCAACTAGGATTTGCAGAGACTTATAGTAGGATTAAGAGGTTTAACATAGATAAGGGCATTGCAAAAGAGAAATCAATAAGGATATTAAGATTGCAGCTTGAAAATCAGGAAAGTTATGATTTTTATGGCAAAAACGCCAAATTTACTGGTTACTTTTTAGATAGAGTTTTTATAGAGAAAAAAGATTTGCTAGAAAAGTTTATGGAAGAATTTAAAAGTTGA
- a CDS encoding ParA family protein, whose product MDRKKTEIITIASVKGGVGKSALAIIFSYILKNFNKKVLLVDLDPQNSLTSYFIRHIKSIEGINVYYMFKDYQDFDPNKYLNEINNNMYIVPSHPILCKFEQEDKRYKEQLLEYCVKKILINNNFDYILIDTPPSLGPLLYNALNITNKVIIPVQLERWSVEAFPMLMDAIEEVNLFKDKKIDISIVENQFIKNRNTFIDVEKQVLKKYSILIKGKIHSFNSVKVLINELKEPDVSAVYYKEAQEALEKIVKVR is encoded by the coding sequence ATGGATAGAAAAAAAACAGAAATAATAACAATTGCATCAGTTAAGGGGGGAGTTGGTAAAAGTGCATTAGCAATTATTTTTAGTTACATTCTTAAGAATTTTAATAAAAAAGTTTTACTGGTTGATTTAGATCCTCAAAATAGTTTAACTAGCTACTTCATTAGGCATATTAAGAGTATTGAAGGAATTAATGTTTACTACATGTTTAAAGATTATCAGGATTTTGATCCAAACAAATATTTAAACGAAATAAATAATAATATGTATATTGTTCCTTCTCATCCAATTCTATGTAAATTTGAACAAGAAGACAAAAGATATAAAGAACAATTATTAGAGTATTGTGTAAAAAAAATTTTAATTAATAATAATTTTGATTACATATTGATTGATACACCTCCTAGTTTGGGTCCTCTGTTGTATAATGCTTTAAATATTACAAATAAGGTTATAATACCTGTTCAGCTTGAAAGATGGTCTGTAGAAGCATTTCCTATGTTAATGGATGCGATAGAAGAAGTCAATCTTTTTAAAGATAAAAAGATTGATATTTCAATAGTGGAAAATCAGTTTATTAAAAATAGAAATACATTTATAGATGTAGAAAAGCAAGTGTTAAAAAAATATAGTATATTAATCAAGGGAAAAATTCATAGCTTTAACAGCGTTAAAGTCTTAATTAATGAGTTAAAAGAACCCGATGTTAGTGCGGTGTATTACAAAGAGGCTCAAGAAGCTTTGGAGAAAATAGTAAAAGTACGCTGA
- a CDS encoding DUF226 domain-containing protein, with translation MESLLKRLKIKKSEIKKTRKKLIFAKVEDKNNRKIYHTRIMSDLYVFGVNKNQQNKFFVSFRGLFNKEKISEFNLFPLKENDEFLGIYYGYRRPVQNIIVKYQENNTTKSYAFSKIHYIEFRFKRGSVYCYIRGMSRFIKKEKAETQYNQFLLKLIIKLEREIYKFYNKKLPNGGFIKKWIEKKQK, from the coding sequence ATGGAAAGTTTATTAAAGCGTCTCAAAATCAAAAAATCAGAAATAAAAAAAACACGAAAAAAACTTATCTTTGCCAAAGTGGAAGATAAAAATAACAGAAAAATATATCATACAAGGATAATGAGTGATTTATATGTATTTGGTGTTAATAAAAATCAGCAAAATAAATTTTTTGTTTCATTTAGAGGACTATTTAATAAAGAAAAAATTAGTGAATTTAATTTATTTCCCTTAAAGGAAAATGATGAATTCTTGGGTATATATTATGGATACAGAAGGCCAGTACAAAACATTATAGTAAAATATCAAGAAAACAATACAACAAAGTCATATGCATTTTCAAAAATTCATTATATTGAATTTAGATTTAAAAGAGGAAGTGTATATTGTTATATCAGGGGAATGTCTCGTTTTATTAAAAAAGAAAAAGCAGAAACACAGTATAATCAATTTTTACTTAAATTAATAATTAAGTTAGAAAGAGAAATATATAAATTTTACAATAAAAAGTTGCCTAATGGAGGATTTATAAAAAAATGGATAGAAAAAAAACAGAAATAA
- a CDS encoding plasmid maintenance protein, which translates to MKSIKTSTNKYQHKLIILISTLNYVNSNLEQYTQNDILYYFNNNIRRNCQKEVKLKTLQNYLYKLEKVFKVTSNYHRHLGINMGTEVHYKLKYPKKVCYHLINKHFKEIKKKKYKSRVDSYFNKNCIENSSVKNRECFYNISNNKEEKRNSRKSIEKLQIRKYIEKCNFKSNIFSLILNLGLKKDATIEVCKMIKKAENLIEKNIFEKLNVVKVIEVNKLKNKQQKLKRILKEVKIKLENENYKSEQLEIEIKDIYEQYKNKPHFIIEKNKYEDLEKITEKLKNKFKQEKINIKENDTNIRNNIFNILIEQLRHKIKIEILIPILKDYLDKQKRLEYSKVFSNYYYYEILETVEPNKWCSQLEACK; encoded by the coding sequence ATGAAAAGTATAAAAACCTCTACAAATAAATACCAACACAAATTAATCATTCTAATATCAACACTGAATTATGTAAATTCAAATCTTGAACAATACACTCAAAATGACATACTTTATTACTTTAATAATAATATAAGAAGAAATTGTCAAAAAGAAGTTAAGCTAAAAACACTACAAAACTATCTTTACAAATTAGAAAAGGTATTTAAAGTAACTAGTAACTACCACAGACATTTAGGTATTAACATGGGGACCGAAGTTCATTACAAACTAAAATATCCCAAAAAAGTATGTTACCATTTAATTAATAAACATTTTAAAGAGATAAAAAAGAAAAAATATAAAAGCCGTGTTGATTCATATTTTAATAAGAATTGCATTGAAAATAGTAGTGTAAAAAATAGGGAGTGTTTTTATAATATATCTAATAATAAAGAAGAAAAAAGAAACAGCCGTAAATCCATAGAAAAGTTACAAATCAGAAAATACATTGAGAAATGCAATTTTAAATCAAATATATTCTCTCTTATTTTAAATTTGGGATTAAAAAAAGATGCTACAATTGAAGTATGTAAAATGATAAAAAAGGCAGAAAATTTAATTGAAAAAAACATTTTTGAAAAATTAAACGTTGTCAAGGTAATAGAAGTAAATAAGCTTAAAAACAAGCAACAAAAATTGAAAAGAATACTAAAAGAAGTAAAAATTAAATTAGAAAACGAAAATTATAAAAGCGAGCAATTAGAAATAGAAATAAAAGATATATATGAGCAATATAAGAATAAACCACATTTTATCATAGAAAAAAATAAGTACGAAGATTTAGAGAAGATAACAGAAAAACTTAAAAATAAGTTTAAACAAGAAAAAATAAATATAAAAGAAAATGACACAAATATTAGAAATAATATCTTTAATATACTTATTGAACAATTAAGACATAAAATAAAGATTGAAATTTTAATACCGATTTTAAAAGATTATTTGGATAAGCAAAAAAGATTAGAATATAGCAAGGTCTTTAGCAATTATTACTATTACGAGATCTTAGAGACAGTAGAGCCTAATAAATGGTGTTCACAATTAGAGGCATGTAAATAA
- a CDS encoding variable large family protein codes for MANDAAAKVADKESVTGIAKGIKEIVEAAGGSEKLKVAAATRENNKKAGKLFGKAGDAANGDSEAASKAAGAVSAVSGEQILSAIVTAAAAGAAEQEGKKPEEAKNPIAAAIGKGNADDGAEFNKEGMKKDDQIAAAIALRGMAKDGKFAVKSGGEKGKAEGAIKEVSELLDKLVTTVKTAEGASNGTDAIGKVVDNNNAAKAADKASVTGIAKGIKEIVEAAGGSSEKLKAVAAAKGESNEKAGKLFGKAGAAAGDSEAASKAAGAVSAVSGEQILSAIVKAAGAADQEGKKPEDAKNPIAAAIGDKDGGAEFNHEMKKDDQIAAAIALRGMAKDGKFAVKSGGGEKEKAEGAIKEVSELLDKLVKAV; via the coding sequence GTGGCTAATGATGCTGCTGCGAAGGTTGCTGATAAGGAGAGTGTGACGGGGATTGCTAAGGGGATAAAGGAGATTGTTGAAGCTGCTGGGGGGAGTGAAAAGCTGAAAGTTGCTGCTGCTACAAGGGAGAATAATAAAAAGGCAGGGAAGTTGTTTGGGAAAGCTGGTGATGCTGCTAATGGGGACAGTGAGGCTGCTAGCAAGGCGGCTGGTGCTGTTAGTGCTGTTAGTGGGGAGCAGATATTAAGTGCGATTGTTACGGCTGCAGCTGCTGGTGCGGCTGAGCAGGAGGGAAAGAAGCCTGAGGAGGCTAAAAATCCGATTGCTGCTGCTATTGGGAAGGGTAATGCGGATGATGGTGCGGAGTTTAATAAGGAGGGGATGAAGAAGGATGATCAGATTGCTGCTGCTATTGCTTTGAGGGGGATGGCTAAGGATGGAAAGTTTGCTGTGAAGAGTGGTGGTGAGAAAGGGAAGGCTGAGGGGGCTATTAAAGAAGTTAGCGAGTTGTTGGATAAGCTGGTAACAACTGTAAAGACAGCTGAGGGGGCTTCAAATGGTACTGATGCAATTGGAAAAGTTGTGGATAATAATAATGCTGCGAAGGCTGCTGATAAGGCGAGTGTGACGGGGATTGCTAAGGGGATAAAGGAGATTGTTGAAGCTGCTGGGGGGAGTAGTGAAAAGCTGAAAGCTGTTGCTGCTGCTAAAGGGGAGAGCAATGAAAAGGCAGGGAAGTTGTTTGGGAAGGCTGGTGCTGCTGCTGGGGACAGTGAGGCTGCTAGCAAGGCGGCTGGTGCTGTTAGTGCTGTTAGTGGGGAGCAGATATTAAGTGCGATTGTTAAGGCTGCTGGTGCGGCTGATCAGGAGGGAAAGAAGCCTGAGGATGCTAAAAATCCGATTGCTGCTGCTATTGGGGATAAAGATGGGGGTGCGGAGTTTAATCATGAGATGAAGAAGGATGATCAGATTGCTGCTGCTATTGCTTTGAGGGGGATGGCTAAGGATGGAAAGTTTGCTGTGAAGAGTGGTGGTGGTGAGAAAGAGAAGGCTGAGGGGGCTATTAAAGAAGTTAGCGAGTTGTTGGATAAGCTGGTAAAAGCTGTGTAA
- a CDS encoding variable large family protein: MAKDGKFAVKNDDEKGKAEGAIKGASELLDKLVTAVKTAEGASSGTDAIGEVVADAAKAADKDSVKGIAKGIKEIVEAAGGSEKLKVAAAKEGNEKAGKLFGKVGDAAHAGDSEAASKAAGAVSAVSGEQILSAIVTAAGAAEQEGKKPAEAKNPIAAAIGKGNENGAEFKDEMKKDDQIAAAIALRGMAKDGKFAVKKDNNEKGKAEGAIKEVSELLDKLVTAVKTAEEASSGTAAIGEVVADDAAAKAADKESVKGIAKGIKEIVEAAGGSKKLKVAAATGENNKKAGKLFGKVDAGNAGDSEAASKAAGAVSGEQILSAIVKAAGAAAGDQEGKKPGDAKNPIAAAIGKGDAENGAEFDHEMKKDDQIAAAIALRGMAKDGKFAVKSGDEKGKAEGAIKGASELLDKLVKAV, translated from the coding sequence ATGGCTAAGGATGGAAAGTTTGCTGTGAAGAATGATGATGAGAAAGGGAAGGCTGAGGGGGCTATTAAGGGAGCTAGCGAGTTGTTGGATAAGCTGGTAACAGCTGTAAAGACAGCTGAGGGGGCTTCAAGTGGTACTGATGCAATTGGAGAAGTTGTGGCTGATGCTGCGAAGGCTGCTGATAAGGATAGTGTGAAGGGGATTGCTAAGGGGATAAAGGAGATTGTTGAAGCTGCTGGGGGGAGTGAAAAGCTGAAAGTTGCTGCTGCTAAAGAGGGCAATGAAAAGGCAGGGAAGTTGTTTGGGAAGGTTGGTGATGCTGCTCATGCTGGGGACAGTGAGGCTGCTAGCAAGGCGGCTGGTGCTGTTAGTGCTGTTAGTGGGGAGCAGATATTAAGTGCGATTGTTACGGCTGCTGGTGCGGCTGAGCAGGAGGGAAAGAAGCCTGCAGAGGCTAAAAATCCGATTGCTGCTGCTATTGGGAAGGGTAATGAGAATGGTGCGGAGTTTAAGGATGAGATGAAGAAGGATGATCAGATTGCTGCTGCTATTGCTTTGAGGGGGATGGCTAAGGATGGAAAGTTTGCTGTGAAGAAGGATAATAATGAGAAAGGGAAGGCTGAGGGGGCTATTAAGGAAGTTAGCGAGTTGTTGGATAAGCTGGTAACAGCTGTAAAGACAGCTGAGGAGGCTTCAAGTGGTACTGCTGCAATTGGAGAAGTTGTGGCTGATGATGCTGCTGCGAAGGCTGCTGATAAGGAGAGTGTGAAGGGGATTGCTAAGGGGATAAAGGAGATTGTTGAAGCTGCTGGGGGGAGTAAAAAGCTGAAAGTTGCTGCTGCTACAGGGGAGAATAATAAAAAGGCAGGGAAGTTGTTTGGGAAAGTTGATGCTGGTAATGCTGGGGACAGTGAGGCTGCTAGCAAGGCGGCTGGTGCTGTTAGTGGGGAGCAGATATTAAGTGCGATTGTTAAGGCTGCTGGTGCGGCTGCTGGTGATCAGGAGGGAAAGAAGCCTGGGGATGCTAAAAATCCGATTGCTGCTGCTATTGGGAAGGGTGATGCGGAGAATGGTGCGGAGTTTGATCATGAGATGAAGAAGGATGATCAGATTGCTGCTGCTATTGCTTTGAGGGGGATGGCTAAGGATGGAAAGTTTGCTGTGAAGAGTGGTGATGAGAAAGGGAAGGCTGAGGGGGCTATTAAGGGAGCTAGCGAGTTGTTGGATAAGCTGGTAAAAGCTGTGTAA